In one Colletotrichum destructivum chromosome 2, complete sequence genomic region, the following are encoded:
- a CDS encoding Putative zn(2)Cys(6) fungal-type DNA-binding domain, fungal transcription factor, protein MLTSRPMRPLPGPQILTFALENWPHNSGPITRASKPKVRTGCITCKRRRIKCDETKPSCQNCLKRRVSCEGYELKPPRASSQPQQFFRSSHSPILVEPSYQGLVFTTQLQKDHFDQWLSFAADILVFPSQLITDTIPQIARSDLAVRNAAFAIGAAALGSSTREERLAGKGPYYADALGYYNRALKLTAKSPPTEETFPGVLMTCLLFFMFEALQGGRKAALTHLNHGNNILNQYEKRVHNRRDPLVAAIASNFQRLTLQSWSHNGDHPKETEAQAPWCCRGQTRRYAVDEMPDSFGSLDEAHRWWEITQHHVIHHAPILIGFRVEGTGNKAPSFPANQSLPIPPEHVKGYNRFIKAWRARFKPLLEAQEGTEMDDQERLKALGLRIHSTYLSVPIMTANYTDADALTQMTPVFREYVALSEEFLHLQKRLTKLEGEKFTVDSNSPTWPLGAAAMLCVDGAVKADAVQLLRGFPRRDGLWDTQVWMSMMQSYESANIVIAGRAGGEKKEAQHLFDVEVVYDDKSVAWIRQVEDPSSASPEELEYRINLP, encoded by the exons ATGCTCACTTCAAGACCTATGAGGCCGCTTCCCGGTCCTCAGATCCTCACCTTTGCCCTCGAGAACTGGCCGCACAACTCGGGGCCCATCACCAGAGCCAGCAAGCCCAAGGTCCGAACAGGATGCATCACTTGCAA ACGACGCAGAATCAAATGCGACGAGACCAAGCCGTCCTGTCAGAACTGTCTCAAGCGCCGGGTATCGTGTGAGGGGTACGAACTCAAACCGCCAAGAGCGTCCTCGCAACCACAGCAGTTCTTCCGATCCAGCCACTCACCCATACTGGTTGAGCCGAGCTACCAGGGCCTCGTCTTTACGACGCAGCTGCAAAAGGACCACTTCGATCAGTGGCTGTcgttcgccgccgacatcctcgtGTTCCCCTCGCAGCTCATCACCGACACGATCCCTCAGATCGCCCGCTCGGACCTGGCGGTGCGGAAtgccgccttcgccatcggcgcggcggcgctgggcAGCAGCACTCGCGAGGAGCGCCTCGCGGGCAAAGGTCCTTACTATGCGGATGCTCTCGGGTATTACAACCGCGCGTTGAAGCTGACCGCGAAGTCGCCTCCGACAGAGGAGACCTTTCCCGGCGTCTTGATGACATGCCTTTTGTTTTTCATGTTCGAGGCCCTGCAAGGGGGCAGGAAAGCGGCGTTGACGCATCTCAACCACGGCAACAACATCCTCAATCAGTACGAAAAGCGAGTCCACAACAGGCGTGATCCTCTGGTCGCGGCAATAGCCTCCAACTTCCAGCGCTTGACGCTGCAGTCATGGAGTCACAACGGGGACCACCCAAAGGAGACTGAGGCACAGGCGCCATGGTGCTGTCGGGGCCAGACGAGGCGGTATGCGGTCGACGAGATGCCGGACTCGTTCGGatccctcgacgaggcccatCGCTGGTGGGAGATCACACAGCACCACGTCATACACCACGCGCCCATATTGATAGGGTTCCGTGTCGAAGGGACGGGAAACAAAGCACCTTCTTTCCCTGCGAACCAGAGTCTCCCGATACCTCCAGAGCATGTAAAAGGATACAATCGATTCATCAAGGCATGGCGGGCCAGATTCAAACCTCTGTTGGAGGCGCAGGAGGGGACGGAAATGGATGACCAGGAGCGTCTCAAGGCCCTCGGTTTGCGGATTCACTCGACATACTTGTCTGTCCCGATCATGACGGCAAACtacaccgacgccgacgccctaACCCAGATGACGCCCGTCTTCCGCGAATACGTCGCCCTCAGCGAGGAGTTCCTACACCTCCAGAAACGGCTCACGAAACTGGAGGGCGAGAAATTCACCGTGGACAGCAACAGCCCGACATGGCCCCTCGGCGCGGCCGCCATGCTCTGCGTCGACGGGGCTgtcaaggccgacgccgtgcaACTCCTCCGTGGGTTCCCGCGGCGTGACGGTTTGTGGGACACACAGGTCTGGATGAGCATGATGCAGAGCTACGAGTCGGCTAACATCGTGATCGCTggccgcgccggcggcgagaagaaggaggcgcAGCACCTGTTCGATGTGGAGGTTGTGTACGACGACAAGTCGGTGGCGTGGATCAGGCAGGTGGAAGACCCGTCGAGTGCCAGTCCCGAGGAATTGGAGTACAGAATCAATCTCCCGTGA
- a CDS encoding Putative major facilitator superfamily, MFS transporter superfamily, translating to MKPDMTKKEELMASGPAQALDLLDTSEGEVIDPQESSALLRRLDLRLMPLLCITYALQSIDRTTLSYAAVFGIREDIGLSGPEFSWAGALLYVGYLFWEFPTNVLLQKLPINHFMSATVVLWGAVLMCHAASRSFAGIAATRAFLGAFEASINPGTMLLFSMYYSRKEQPVRMGVWIGSAGLGYIVAGIVTFGIGHIRGSVASWRILFLFWGAVTVAWGVLMLVFLPGSPLTTKFLSERERALVIARVKANGTGVENKKFKWPQFREAMTDLKTWLLFLFAVASNSPNGGLTTFQGLVIRGMGFSTLQTTLIQMPSGAVQLVLCPLACFFASYYPNARIAIMLMCLAPFLAGILGLWLIDQSNPYGRLACLWISFAYTATWTLSMSVATANTAGHTKKITTNAMLLIGYCLGNFVGPFFFRAEQAPRYPLGVAMMLFCVGVQIACLCGLWSLLWLRNRSRTAEHAGSRENEQQAYERGLLDETDLQNKYFKYVY from the exons ATGAAGCCAGACATGACGAAAAAGGAAGAGCTCATGGCCTCCGGGCCCgcccaggccctcgacctcctAGACACATCCGAAGGCGAGGTCATCGACCCGCAGGAAAGCTCCGCCCTCTTGAGGCGGCTGGACCTGAGACTCATGCCGCTGCTCTGTATCACCTACGCCCTGCAGTCCATCGACCGGACAACGCTCAGctacgccgccgtcttcggcatccGCGAGGATATCGGCCTGTCCGGGCCCGAGTTCTCCTGGGCCGGGGCCCTGCTGTATGTGGGCTACCTCTTCTGGGAGTTCCCGACCAACGTCTTGCTCCAGAAGCTTCCCATCAACCACTTCATGTCGGCCACCGTCGTGCTCTGGGGCGCCGTGCTCATGTGCCACGCCGCGTCGCGCAGcttcgccggcatcgccgcgACGCgggccttcctcggcgccttcgagGCGTCCATTAACCCGGGCACGATGCTGCTGTTCTCCATGTACTACTCGCGCAAGGAGCAGCCCGTGCGGATGGGCGTCTGGATAGGGTCCGCGGGCCTGGGGTACATCGTCGCGGGCATCGTGACCTTCGGCATCGGCCACATCCGCGGGTCCGTCGCGAGCTGGCGCATCCTGTTCCTCTTCTGGggcgccgtcaccgtcgcctgGGGCGTCCTCATGCTCGTCTTCCTGCCCGGGTCACCGCTCACGACCAAGTTCCTGTccgagagggagagggcgcTGGTCATCGCCCGCGTCAAGGCTAACGGCACGGGCGTCGAGAACAAGAAGTTCAAGTGGCCCCAGTTCAGGGAGGCCATGACGGACCTGAAGACCTGGCTGCTCTTCCTGTTCGCCGTAGCGAGCAACTCTCCCAACGGCGGGTTGACAACG TTCCAGGGCCTCGTGATTAGAGGAATGGGGTTCTCGACCCTCCAAACAACCCTCATTCAGATGCCGTCGGGTGCCGTTCAACTCGTTCTTTGCCCCTTGGCATG CTTCTTCGCCTCGTACTACCCGAACGCCCGCATCGCCATCATGCTCATGTGCCTcgcccccttcctcgccggcatcctcggcctctggCTGATCGACCAGTCCAACCCGTACGGCCGCCTCGCGTGCCTCTGGATATCCTTCGCCTACACCGCCACCTGGACGCTATCCATGTCCGTCGCGACGGCCAACACGGCCGGACACACCAAGAAAATCACCACCAACGCCATGCTCCTGATCGGCTACTGCCTCGGCAACTTCGTCgggcccttcttcttcagggcCGAGCAGGCGCCTAGGTACCCCTTGGGGGTCGCCATGATGCTCTTCTGCGTTGGCGTGCAGATCGCGTGCCTGTGCGGCCTCTGGTCCCTCCTGTGGCTCCGCAACCGTTccaggacggcggagcaTGCAGGCTCGCGGGAGAACGAGCAGCAGGCGTACGAGCGGGGTCTCCTGGACGAGACCGACCTCCAAAACAAGTACTTCAAG TACGTGTACTAA
- a CDS encoding Putative peptidase M19, metal-dependent hydrolase, whose protein sequence is MAPADHPYQKLDIDERVKRVLRETPLIDGHNDLPQQPRACFRGRIHDNPKFDLANGFERGMTDIPRLREGAVGGQFWSICVPCLRSAENFSTPEYSDMARDAIEQIDLTLRLVESYPETFELVQGPDDVKGVYESGRIACSIGIEGLHMAGNSIGIIRAFYRLGVRYVSRAYLCTRLVGQDVDFCECTLTHVCNNAFADSSTSKIGPVHGGLSKLGRSAVVEMNRLGMIVDISHVSEDCANQVLELSRAPVMFSHSNAKGVFDCPRNVPDRILDMVPANGGIVMVTFVPEHVAARRRDARMDMVLDHLFYVAERVGWDHVGLGSDFDGIASVIPGLEDVKCYPGLLRAILDRGATEAQLAKVVGENILRVWRGVERVRDEMKAEGVLPVEDVWEDRTWWRYDGYYQMPDPDPEDKLGLDWYGVPPPDEGLYLEDK, encoded by the exons ATGGCGCCAGCAGACCACCCTTACCAGAaactcgacatcgacgagcGAGTCAAGCGAGTCCTCCGCGAGACGCCCCTCATCGATGGCCACAACGACCTACCTCAACAGCCGCGGGCGTGCTTCCGCGGCAGGATCCACGACAACCCCAAGTTCGACCTCGCGAATGGCTTCGAGAGGGGCATGACGGACATCCCCCGGCTGAGGGAAG gcgccgtcggcggccagtTCTGGTCCATCTGCGTCCCCTGCCTCAGGTCCGCCGAGAACTTCTCCACCCCGGAGTACTCGGACATGGCGCGCGACGCCATTGAGCAGATCGACCTGACTCTGCGTCTCGTCGAGTCCTACCCCGAGACGTTCGAGCTGGTGCAGGGGCCGGACGACGTGAAGGGCGTCTATGAGTCGGGCCGGATCGCTTGCtccatcggcatcgaggg ACTGCACATGGCTGGCAACAGTATTGGGATCATCAGAGCGTTCTACCGCCTGGGGGTCAGATATGTAAGTCGGGCGTACCTGTGCACGAGACTCGTGGGTCAAGATGTTGACTTCTGCGAGTGTACCCTCACCCACGTCTGCAACAACGCCTTCGCCGAcagctcgacgtcgaaaATCGGACCGGTTCACGGCGGTCTGTCGAAGCTGGGCCGCTCGGCAGTGGTCGAGATGAACAGGCTAG GGATGATCGTGGACATCTCCCATGTGTCGGAAGACTGCGCCAaccaggtcctcgagctctcCCGCGCGCCGGTCATGTTCTCCCACTCCAACGCCAAGGGCGTCTTCGACTGCCCCCGCAACGTGCCGGACCGCATCCTCGACATGGTCCCGGCCAACGGCGGTATCGTGATGGTGACCTTCGTGCCGGAGcacgtcgccgcccggcGGAGGGACGCCCGAATGGACATGGTCCTCGACCACCTGTTCTACGTCGCGGAGCGCGTCGGTTGGGAccacgtcggcctcggctccgACTTTGACGGCATCGCGTCCGTCATCCCGGGTCTGGAGGACGTGAAGTGCTAccctgggctgctgcggGCCATCCTCGACCGCGGTGCGACAGAGGCTCAGCTGGCcaaggtcgtcggcgagaacATCCTGCGGGTCTGGCGCGGCGTGGAGAGGGTCAGGGACGAGATGAAGGCCGAGGGGGTCTTGCCGGTCGAGGATGTCTGGGAGGACCGGACTTGGTGGAGGTACGATGGATATTACCAGATGCCCGATCCTGACCCCGAAGACAAGCTGGGCCTGGACTGGTATGGCGTTCCACCCCCTGATGAGGGCCTGTATCTTGAAGACAAGTAG
- a CDS encoding Putative questin oxidase, translating into MAPGLLSYVPIINRFVSDGERAQAIDIPAVQVHDVETDHDRRARCLKHLLRANHVNHSIIYHNLQFDNHTAHVLSSAYLLGANDRQLQTIYEAESKELEPWKESPAEVTEDDWRDLLGDKTYQRAYVDFFEDSLAYSSYDWKKVVDKFMFTGEEPLVHGLIGGLGHPLIHLGYAYEMNSKEIAIEALALTATQYNFFHRYLDDKSYTKPSPFGSKSIFQLTNKLAEDKRFDGLFKEPALDNLNVLFEKHESLVLEYWNAWAITDPVKQFEESQELAVALLVATVPRGTHAYNFFAVHLLTTSHAVRILLPFIPVKFHVDLVREWWLLVLGVYISLLRPKIDPDNVETDLKGRHWGHAEHEALNSQWATDAHYVKAIRAMKEASRTWGDVHERYLASALTFVDNFRGWTF; encoded by the exons ATGGCGCCCGGTCTGCTATCATACGTCCCCATCATCAACCGCTTCGTCTCGGACGGCGAGCGAGCGCAAGCCATCGACATCCCCGCCGTCCAAGTCCACGATGTCGAGACCGACCACGACAGACGAGCGAGGTGCCTCAAGCACCTGCTGAGGGCGAACCACGTCAACCACTCCATCATCTACCATAACCTCCAGTTCGACAACCATACCGCACACGTGCTCTCCTCAGCCTACCTCCTCGGCGCGAACGACCGGCAATTGCAAACCATCTACGAGGCCGAATCCAAGGAACTCGAGCCATGGAAGGAATCACCGGCCGAGGTCACCGAAGACGACTGGAGAGATCTACTGGGCGACAAGACGTACCAGAGAGCGTACGTCGACTTCTTTGAAGACTCGCTGGCATACAGCTCGTACGACTGGAAAAAGGTTGTCGACAAGTTCATGTTCACGGGCGAGGAGCCCCTGGTCCACGGACTCATCGGTGGCC TTGGCCACCCCCTCATCCACCTCGGATACGCATACGAGATGAACTCTAAGGAGATCGCCATCGAAGCACTCGCCTTGACCGCCACACAATACAACTTCTTCCATCGATATCTCGACGACAAGTCCTACACGAAGCCCTCGCCGTTCGGTTCCAAGTCGATCTTTCAACTGACCAACAAGTTGGCCGAGGACAAGCGTTTTGATGGCTTGTTCAAGGAGCCGGCGCTGGACAACCTCAACGTCTTGTTCGAGAAGCACGAGAGCCTCGTCCTGGAATACTGGAATGCCTGGGCCATCACCGACCCTGTGAAGCAATTCGAGGAGTCccaggagctcgccgtcgcgctcctcgtcgcgACGGTTCCCCGTGGAACTCACGCATACAACTTCTTCGCCGTGCACCTCCTGACGACGAGCCATGCCGTGCGCATTCTCCTCCCCTTCATTCCGGTCAAGTTCCATGTCGACTTGGTGAGGGAATGGTGGTTGCTGGTTCTCGGCGTGTACATATCTCTCCTGCGACCAAAGATCGACCCCGACAACGTCGAGACGGACCTGAAGGGCCGACACTGGGGCCACGCTGAGCACGAGGCTCTGAACTCGCAATGGGCGACAGATGCACACTACGTCAAAG CCATCCGCGCCATGAAGGAGGCGTCCAGGACATGGGGTGATGTCCACGAACGCTATCTGGCTTCTGCTCTGACTTTTGTTGACAACTTCCGCGGGTGGACTTTCTGA
- a CDS encoding Putative checkpoint protein Rad17/Rad24, whose product MAPPAKRRRRNVVDSDDSDDTQPKTNTLTNFLLSSPSKPDSRATTTSPSPTKPKPRPAYSGRAAPAPAVLQSRNGQSNKGTKSPSTSPEKPKGKLQKRAKVEEKGRNGDLMTLFSKQASKTSAKPAAPSRTLPLDDIVSDPISEDDDVAEQKASTSSIVGQNARKRFRDNTPASSSTTVGSSQKFLKPPRPTKLAALDDDLRPWSERFGPVNLDELAVHKRKVSDVRKWLEDVVAGRLRQRLLLLKGAAGSGKTTAMRLLAKDMGYELLEWRNPTNTLGAHLGYTSASAQFQEFLSRGGKFGQLDTDTPTEAPRPASEKSDSAGKIILVEEFPNTFSRSSTALTSFRNTLVEYLATNTPSLTTSFGRRSGSEPITPVVLVISETLLTTTSASADSFTAHRLLGPEILRHPGTRIIEFNAIAPTLLAKALELVVLKEARKSGRKRTPGPQVLKRLGEIGDIRSAISSLEFMCLKGDQDADWGAKVALSKQSKGAKAGISLTKGEADTLELISQREASLGIFHAVGKVVYNKREDTSSASNAAERLPSYIAHHSRPKPSEVSVDALMDETGTDTPTFISALHENYMFSCETVPPFDASTPLDYINGCIEYLSESDLLLPSWDSFFGGRGSSASFGKDSGSHVLRQDEIAFQVAVRGMLFSLPSPVKRKASNGAKGADAFKMFYPTSIKLWRAKEEFEALVDVWSTKLMKGEETAPRKSLTEGASAFRRPKQTDAGNWMANRQSKAKPADENAKTDVNAAPLLSLGSSARREMLLERLPYMASIVRGRKSTLHSFKLKDIEKVVSFQGIGPQTGDDDEAEDAEEDGVMTGDTWATDKPSEEASPRKKSAAIRHTGDGSVAGLRVQSLVISDDDIEDD is encoded by the coding sequence ATGGCCCCGCCTGCCAAACGAAGAAGGCGCAACGTCGTCGATTCTGACGATTCCGACGACACACAGCCAAAGACGAACACTCTCACCAACTTCCtcctctcgtcgccctcgaaaCCCGACAGCCGGGCCACTACCACCTCCCCGAGCCCTACGAAGCCGAAACCCCGCCCCGCATACAGCGGCCGAGCtgccccggccccggccgtTCTCCAGTCGCGCAATGGGCAGTCGAACAAGGGCACAAAGAGCCCGAGCACGAGTCCGGAGAAGCCAAAGGGGAAGCTGCAGAAGCGCGCCAAGGTAGAAGAGAAAGGCCGGAATGGCGACCTCATGACGCTCTTCTCCAAACAGGCGTCAAAGACCAGCGCGAAACCCGCCGCTCCTTCGAGGACACtgcccctcgacgacatAGTGAGCGACCCCAtctccgaggacgacgatgtcgcggAGCAGAAAGCCAGCACGTCGAGCATCGTAGGCCAAAATGCACGCAAACGGTTCCGAGACAACACgccggcctcttcgtcgACAACGGTCGGTTCGAGCCAGAAGTTCCTCAAGCCCCCACGTCCGACAAAGCtggcggccctcgacgacgattTGCGGCCGTGGTCGGAACGCTTCGGCCCTGTCAACCTGGACGAATTGGCCGTACACAAGAGAAAGGTCTCGGATGTGAGGAAGTGGCTGGAGGATGTCGTTGCCGGGCGACTGCGCCAACGCCTGCTCCTTCTCAAGGGCGCTGCAGGCTCAGGAAAGACCACCGCCATGAGGCTGTTGGCGAAGGACATGGGGTACGAGCTGCTGGAGTGGAGGAACCCAACGAACACTCTCGGCGCGCATCTTGGGTACACGTCGGCCTCTGCCCAGTTCCAGGAGTTTCTGAGCAGAGGCGGAAAGTTTGGGCAGCTGGACACGGATACGCCAACCGAGGCACCCCGTCCAGCCAGCGAGAAGTCGGACTCGGCCGGGAAGATCAttctcgtcgaggagttTCCCAACACCTTTTCTAGGTCATCGACGGCCCTAACCTCCTTCCGGAACACGCTCGTGGAATATCTGGCGACGAACACGCCTTCGTTAACGACAAGTTTCGGGCGACGGTCCGGTAGTGAACCCATCACCCCTGTCGTGCTGGTCATCTCGGAAACGCTGTTGAccacgacgtcggcgtcggcagaCAGCTTCACCGCCCACCGACTGCTGGGCCCGGAGATCTTGCGACACCCCGGCACCCGTATCATCGAGTTCAACGCCATTGCGCCCACCCTGCTCGCGAAAGCCCTGGAGCTGGTCGTGCTGAAAGAGGCACGCAAGTCTGGCAGAAAGCGCACGCCGGGTCCGCAGGTGCTGAAACGTCTGGGCGAGATTGGGGACATCCGCAGCGCGATATCATCTTTGGAGTTCATGTGCTTGAAAGGCGACCAAGACGCCGACTGGGGGGCCAAGGTCGCTTTGTCGAAGCAGTCAAAGGGCGCCAAGGCGGGCATCTCCCTCACCAAGGGAGAAGCAGATACTTTGGAACTGATATCCCAACGAGAGGCCAGCCTAGGCATCTTCCACGCCGTCGGGAAAGTGGTTTACAACAAGAGGGAGGAcacctcctcggcatcgaaCGCGGCTGAGCGCTTGCCTAGCTATATCGCGCACCATTCTCGGCCGAAGCCGTCGGAGGTCTCGGTCGACGCTCTGATGGACGAGACCGGCACAGATACGCCGACCTTCATCTCGGCGCTTCACGAAAACTACATGTTCTCTTGCGAGACCGTGCCGCCTTTCGATGCATCGACACCCCTGGACTACATCAACGGTTGTATAGAGTACCTCTCGGAGAGCGACCTGCTCCTCCCATCCTGGGACAGCTTTTTTGGCGGCAGAGGCTCGTCTGCTAGCTTCGGCAAGGACTCGGGCAGCCATGTGCTTCGACAGGACGAGATCGCCTTCCAGGTTGCCGTCCGCGGGATGCTGTTTTCTCTACCATCTCCCGTCAAGCGTAAAGCGTCCAATGGCGCGAAGGGCGCTGACGCATTCAAGATGTTCTACCCGACGAGCATCAAGCTGTGGCGGGCGAAGGAGGAGTTTGAAGCTCTTGTGGACGTCTGGTCGACGAAGCTCATGAaaggggaggagacggcgccgcggaAAAGTCTCACCGAGGGAGCCAGCGCGTTCCGTCGACCGAAGCAAACGGACGCGGGCAACTGGATGGCCAACCGCCAGTCCAAGGCCAAGCCGGCCGACGAGAACGCCAAGACGGACGTCAACGCTGCGCCGCTGCTCTCTCTGGGGAGCTCGGCCCGGAGGGAGATGCTGCTTGAACGTCTGCCGTACATGGCTTCCATCGTCCGCGGACGCAAGTCGACGTTGCACTCCTTCAAGCTCAAGGACATTGAGAAGGTGGTCTCGTTCCAAGGCATCGGTCCGCAGacgggcgatgatgatgaggctGAAGAcgcggaggaggacggagTCATGACGGGCGACACGTGGGCCACGGACAAGCCGTCGGAAGAGGCCTCGCCGCGGAAGAAAAGCGCGGCGATCCGGCATACCGGGGACGGGTCGGTGGCTGGCTTGCGGGTGCAGAGCCTGGTAatcagcgacgacgacatcgaggaTGATTAG
- a CDS encoding Putative nitrogen regulatory protein areA, GATA, with translation MAVVLSSEENTYFSSNLRRSHSQPKFVTKQSNFHSSATSASHISDAFDDSKVYPDSAPSSAPSSPRTAHAESTDLSCSSTPASNVSIASDCDDTLDLAVHANDHFVFPHYEDSDYFNHPEDLEAPTSPKTGDSYTVSPVDNETEGDTSRPNTPEFVLDVEHAEDDTAVRAQPSRHVDYLSHNWKEEDIWSSWKFIVSRRSEYSNAARLENASWRTWMKAKNRLKTVSPETLNWLKDCDVTWLYGPLQTGPNTLNPITTDPNSARLTKNNSFVNKKPILKKRSMSEVMLQRSLSASSLLKQAAAAVQAQEKDGRRRLARPTLERATTDYVTFPFSSRRLSRESSNLCPSSTSSGIISPSSEKKHIHFNEQVSQCIAVDIKGDDDEDEDAGTERYDNSDSDEGAIMMKRSRTKKKMPLLRKKSAKIAAAAEGKTIAMLPSTTLKYREDTPEPQETAMKHSTSYRSPVMSPSSSQETLRPSKGSGKFFFDDEDDEEGEAASMGWQSPTKTDDKSTGLQRSSSTNSLNAEPAGMRRTSSGMFMPYEEGESSSNEGIIGRVIDTVNTARDIAHVIWNVGWRK, from the exons ATGGCCGTCGTTCTATCATCAGAGGAGAACACCTACTTCTCCTCCAATCTCCGACGCTCACATTCGCAACCCAAGTTCGTCACAAAACAATCCAACTTTCACTCGTCAGCAACCTCGGCCAGCCACATCAGCGACGCTTTTGACGATTCAAAAGTCTATCCAGACTCTGCGCCGTCctccgcgccgtcgtctccaaGGACCGCCCACGCCGAATCCACCGACCTGTCTTGCTCATCGACCCCTGCGAGTAACGTCTCCATTGCGTCCGACTGCGATGATACATTAGATCTCGCCGTGCACGCCAACGATCACTTCGTCTTCCCCCACTACGAGGATTCCGACTACTTCAATCACCCAGAAGACCTGGAGGCGCCGACAAGTCCCAAGACTGGCGACTCGTACACCGTCTCGCCGGTTGACAACGAGACGGAGGGCGACACCTCCAGGCCCAACACGCCCGAGTTCGTTCTCGATGTGGAAcacgccgaagacgacacGGCTGTCCGGGCACAACCCTCACGTCACGTCGACTATCTCTCCCACAACTGGAAAGAGGAGGACATCTGGTCATCATGGAAGTTTATCGTGTCCCGGAGATCCGAGTACAGCAATGCCGCCCGCTTGGAGAATGCGTCGTGGAGAACCTGGATGAAGGCGAAAAACAGGCTGAAGACGGTTTCGCCAGAGACGCTGAACTG GCTGAAGGATTGTGATGTCACTTGGCTTTACGGGCCCCTGCAGACCGGTCCCAATACGCTTAATCCCATCACGACGGATCCAAACAGCGCCAGGCTCACCAAGAACAACTCGTTCGTGAACAAGAAGCCTATCCTCAAGAAGCGGAGCATGTCGGAAGTCATGCTGCAGAGGTCTCTGTCCGCTTCCTCTCTATTGAAGCAAGCGGCTGCCGCCGTCCAAGCTCAAGAAAaagatggacgacggcgtctcgCCCGGCCGACCTTGGAACGGGCGACCACGGACTACGTCACGTTCCCCTTCTCATCGAGGAGACTGAGTCGCGAGAGCTCCAATCTGTGCCCGTCGAGCACATCCTCGGGCATTATTTCACCCAGCAGCGAGAAGAAACACATACACTTCAACGAGCAGGTGTCGCAATGCATCGCAGTCGACATcaaaggcgacgacgatgaagacgaagatgccgGCACCGAGCGGTACGATAATAGCGATTCTGACGAGGGCGCCATTATGATGAAGAGGTCGcgcaccaagaagaagatgcccCTGCTCAGGAAGAAGTCGGCAAAGatcgctgccgccgccgagggcaagacgATCGCCATGCTGCCGTCCACCACGCTCAAGTATCGCGAAGATACGCCCGAGCCGCAAGAGACGGCGATGAAGCACAGCACTTCATACCGGAGCCCCGTTATgtccccttcctcgtcgcAGGAAACGCTTCGCCCTTCCAAGGGGTCGGGCAAATTTTTctttgacgacgaagacgatgaagagggagaagCAGCATCGATGGGGTGGCAATCACCGACAAAAACCGACGACAAATCGACAGGCCTGCAACGCTCATCGTCAACCAACAGTCTGAACGCCGAACCAGCAGGCATGCGTCGGACCTCGTCAGGTATGTTCATGCCATATGAAGAGGGGGAATCATCTTCCAACGAAGGCATCATCGGCCGGGTCATTGATACAGTTAATACAGCCCGGGATATTGCTCATGTCATTTGGAACGTGGGATGGAGGAAATGA